A single region of the Vanessa tameamea isolate UH-Manoa-2023 chromosome 18, ilVanTame1 primary haplotype, whole genome shotgun sequence genome encodes:
- the LOC113400092 gene encoding protein disabled isoform X3: MQVCHFQHLLRQFDKNEPGRFLGEGVSFRAKLIGVLEVPEARGDRMCQEALADLKMAIRAAGEHKQRIQVHVAIDGLRLRDDKTGDSLYHHPVHKISFIAQDMTDSRAFGYIFGSPDTGHRFFGIKTDKAASQVVIAMRDLFQVVFELKKKEVEMAKQQLEGKNVTSSLIRHTTSTVTDTKTKIIPMTGEPSSSITKPEGAGEGGVAELVDLEQELCSLRRGLTQVEGLTPSTDPFGDSFIIPAQKGLLPPPPGAPRGRVPPRSLSPGKPVSFDLSSVAGDFEPKPATLVDEPDPPVHSQAAAASASAYDVFTELDPLGTGRSKPYVDKKLFFQELKNPPKKVLKDLVPPTHSLLSDILPGPSETRAEAYGPPTALSSLSRHSGGTVAIAKPPRPTFSSDFFASDPFAETDPFDNTDPFSDTFRDDPFTSLQDFPKLSSLRTEEPKSDLSKELIQDKLEPETARNVFNGPLQVSLPPEPAPKSPRLPRQNTNTSTIRQRPHASSKLNSESASPPPPLPPKKIAELSLIPPPRPPHDHEDMEESETPPLPKPARKKEPLADRSMKPRQSSLATNSSEDEYLTPAPPPLPAAKRFDITLSQLLTLTMDDLAARLRVPAATLSSMTLPQLTDYLRSYVATENEKAHVHMDPAIRPEKERITPMIPEISAPSRVPEKPAAKAPVTTEFKPQFEDNFAPTETSDGFVANFDDFDQKANPTYDKYAAFREIQEQELKAKSILDPIASEVKQEDDKELTSIADLIKTEEHKVEERKELDKSPLKSLDELTIDSFNMFRNSVSPKPIDAKIEDIKTVMKNLQIEKARRSVSPRDNGVTETKSDDNNDRYAALREITIIEPPDEFESIPPEAPKERKKSDEKSDGFDNSDFFDCIDNSSLSFNVEDAFRKSPGVKDKEEEKKVEEKKETPIEVMPPPPVRDLQPPTRLSAGSISDVNSGSSPDTKERCLPPVMSVGGLTRLGWGEGWSSDSRDSEPRTRRRRTHNRGLSVQTSSSSRDVSPWDEEPPRRAARRERESRESRESRESRESRESRESRESRHNSSGSRECLDSGSGREKEKPRDKRGSRDIDLNRDGRESARDRRDSGSGRDRRDVSKERDHRDHRERDRRDRRSREREKDTWSRERNYSRERDYRDSRSRERSKDYRDMDRHRKPIHSYDEEDYSDGGSGRSSPRERWPDQRWRRDERNYGSLGWRETRRRNELRQSEDPNERRYGSTLGWPGRRSTTIASRREVEREMRDARESARDARDARDSGRDSGRDSRDPRDSGRDSRDARDSGRDSGRDSRDPRDSGRESGRDSRDTRESVRDARDPRRRRREEPRTRPRDYRFSNDFSPREREHTSPFDNDFQDTPTPTTKKRAPYSCLEGTRFGFELEDSTASPLSGSSARARDGDSPATRFRFDSDSLSPRSMFEDDFTTISTPRGRTASIAEEDEGDLPPLRAKPQQHRDIKKSDSVNIFTRESDPFEGDAFFACTGSDRVARRENWPGEFQGFDNA; encoded by the exons ATGCAGGTGTGTCATTTCCAGCACCTCTTGCGGCAGTTCG ACAAGAACGAGCCGGGTCGCTTCCTCGGCGAGGGTGTCTCGTTTCGCGCCAAACTTATTGGCGTACTCGAGGTACCGGAGGCGCGAGGTGACAGGATGTGTCAGGAAGCGCTTGCAGATTTAAAGATGGCTATTAGAGCGGCAGGGGAGCATAAACAGAGGATACAGGTCCATGTTGCCATCGATGGACTGCGCCTGCGCGATGATAAGACCGGT GACTCTTTGTATCATCATCCTGTCCACAAGATATCCTTCATCGCGCAGGACATGACGGACTCTCGTGCGTTCGGCTACATATTTGGATCTCCCGACACCGGTCATCGCTTCTTTGGTATCAAGACTGATAAAGCAGCTAGTCAA GTAGTTATAGCAATGAGGGACTTATTTCAAGTAGTATTTGAACTTAAGAAAAAAGAAGTAGAAATGGCAAAGCAGCAACTTGAAGGAAAAAATGTTACCAGTAGTCTCATACGGCATACCACCAGTACAGTTACAGATACAAAAACTAAG ATTATACCAATGACTGGGGAGCCTAGTTCTTCTATAACCAAACCCGAAGGTGCTGGAGAAGGGGGAGTCGCAGAGTTGGTAGACTTGGAACAAGAGCTGTGCTCGCTGAGAAGAGGTCTCACGCAGGTCGAGGGCCTGACTCCTTCGACTGATCCTTTCGGGGACTCCTTTATTATCCCTGCTCAG AAGGGGTTGTTGCCCCCTCCCCCCGGCGCGCCCCGCGGCCGCGTCCCTCCGCGCTCGCTGAGCCCCGGGAAGCCGGTTTCCTTCGACCTTTCGTCGGTTGCGGGCGACTTCGAACCCAAGCCCGCCACGCTCGTGGACGAGCCGGACCCGCCG GTGCACTCGCAGGCCGCGGCCGCCTCCGCCTCCGCCTACGACGTGTTCACGGAGCTAGACCCGCTCGGCACCGGCCGGAGTAAACCTTACGTTGACAAAAAACTCTTCTTTCAGGAGCTCAAAAACCCACCAAAGAAAGTGCTCAAAGACCTCGTACCGCCGACGCATTCCCTCCTATCCGATATCTTGCCGGGCCCGAGCGAGACGCGGGCGGAGGCCTACGGGCCGCCCACGGCCCTGAGCTCCCTGTCCCGGCATTCTGGCGGCACGGTCGCGATCGCTAAGCCGCCCCGGCCGACATTCTCGTCCGACTTTTTTGCGTCCGATCCGTTCGCGGAGACCGACCCCTTCGACAACACCGACCCCTTCTCCGACACCTTCAGGGACGACCCCTTCACGAGCCTGCAGGATTTCCCGAAACTCTCCTCGCTGAGGACGGAGGAGCCGAAGAGCGACCTCAGTAAGGAATTGATACAGGATAAGCTGGAGCCGGAAACGGCCCGGAACGTGTTCAATGGGCCGCTGCAGGTGTCGCTGCCGCCGGAGCCGGCGCCCAAGTCGCCGCGACTGCCGCGACAG AACACGAACACGAGTACTATCAGACAGCGACCGCACGCCAGCTCCAAGCTGAACTCCGAGAGCGCGTCGCCCCCTCCTCCTCTACCCCCTAAGAAGATTGCCGAACTCAGCCTCATCCCGCCGCCGCGACCACCACACGACCATGAAGATATGGAAGAGTCGGAAACGCCACCGTTGCCTAAGCCTGCCAGGAAGAAGGAGCCGTTG GCCGACCGCAGCATGAAGCCGCGTCAGTCGTCGCTGGCCACGAACAGCAGCGAGGACGAGTACCTGACGCCGGCGCCGCCCCCCCTCCCCGCCGCCAAGCGTTTCGACATCACGCTCAGCCAACTACTCACACTCACTATGGACGATTTAGCTGCCag ACTCCGCGTACCAGCTGCCACGTTATCCTCAATGACTCTACCTCAACTCACAGACTACCTCAGATCATATGTGGCGACAGAAAACGAGAAAGCG CACGTTCATATGGACCCAGCCATCCGACCAGAAAAGGAAAGAATAACTCCAATGATTCCTGAAATATCTGCACCATCTAGAGTACCAGAAAAACCTGCCGCTAAAGCACCTGTAACTACAGAATTCAAACCCCAGTTTGAAGATAATTTCGCTCCGACGGAAACCTCAGATGGTTTTGTAGCCAATTTCGATGATTTTGACCAAAAAGCAAATCCCACTTACGACAAATATGCAGCATTTAGAGAAATACAAGAACAAGAATTGAAAGCAAAGTCAATATTAGATCCTATCGCATCAGAAGTAAAACAAGAGGACGACAAAGAGTTAACATCAATAGCCGACTTAATAAAAACTGAAGAACATAAAGTCGAGGAGAGGAAAGAACTAGACAAGAGTCCATTAAAGAGCTTAGACGAGCTCACGATAGATTCGTTCAACATGTTTCGTAATTCTGTAAGTCCGAAACCCATCGATGCAAAAATCGAAGACATAAAGACGGTTATGAAAAATTTGCAAATAGAAAAGGCTAGGCGTAGTGTCTCGCCGCGCGACAACGGTGTAACAGAGACGAAATCCGACGACAACAACGACAGATATGCTGCTTTAcgtgaaataacaataatagaaCCGCCGGACGAATTCGAATCAATACCGCCAGAAGCGCCCAAGGAACGCAAGAAGTCGGACGAAAAATCGGACGGTTTTGATAATTCCGATTTTTTCGATTGTATCGATAATAGTTCCCTGTCTTTTAATGTGGAGGATGCATTCAGAAAGAGCCCTGGAGTTAAAGATAAGGAAGAGGAGAAGAAAGTTGAGGAAAAGAAAGAGACGCCGATAGAAGTGATGCCGCCGCCGCCGGTGAGAGATCTGCAACCGCCGACGCGGCTCTCCGCTGGGTCCATCAGTGATGTGAATAGCGGCTCTTCTCCAGATACtaaag AGCGATGCCTTCCCCCTGTGATGTCGGTGGGGGGCCTCACGCGCCTGGGCTGGGGAGAGGGTTGGTCCTCCGACTCGCGAGACTCGGAGCCGCGCACCCGACGACGTCGGACGCACAACAGGGGACTGTCTG TGCAAACGTCGTCGTCGTCGCGCGACGTGTCCCCGTGGGACGAGGagccgccgcgccgcgccgcgcgccgcgagCGGGAGTCGCGGGAGTCGCGGGAGTCGCGGGAGTCGCGGGAGTCGCGGGAGTCGCGGGAGTCGCGAGAGTCGCG ACACAATTCATCTGGTTCTAGAGAATGTCTAGACTCTGGCAGTGGAAGAGAAAAGGAAAAGCCGAGAGATAAGCGGGGCAGTAGAGATATCGATTTGAATAGAGACGGTAGAGAATCCGCCAGGGATAGGAGGGACTCCGGTAGCGGGAGAGACAGGCGTGACGTCAGCAAGGAGAGGGACCACAGGGACCACAGGGAGAGAGACAGGCGCGATCGGAGAAgtagagagagagagaaggATACGTGGAGTAGAGAGAGGAATTACAGTAGGGAGAGAGATTACAGAGACTCGCGGAGCAGAGAGCGGTCGAAAGATTATAGAGACATGGACCGGCATCGGAAACCGATACATTCATACGACGAGGAAGA CTACAGCGATGGCGGCTCTGGAAGGTCTTCTCCCCGGGAGCGGTGGCCCGACCAACGCTGGAGAAGGGATG AGAGAAATTACGGCTCCTTAGGATGGCGGGAAACTCGACGAAGAAATGAATTAAGACAAAGTGAAGATCCAAACGAAAGAAG aTATGGATCTACATTAGGGTGGCCGGGTCGTCGCTCAACAACTATTGCTTCTAGACGGGAAGTCGAGCGAGAAATGCGGGACGCTAGGGAATCCGCCCGGGACGCGCGTGACGCTCGAGATTCCGGCCGCGACTCGGGAAGAGATTCGAGAGATCCTCGCGACTCGGGCAGAGACTCTCGAGACGCGCGGGATTCCGGTAGAGACTCGGGAAGGGATTCGCGCGATCCGCGAGACTCGGGGCGCGAGTCGGGACGGGATTCGAGAGACACGAGGGAGTCAGTCCGGGACGCCCGGGATCCGAGGAGGCGGCGACGTGAGGAGCCTCGGACAAGACCGCGGGATTATCGCTTTTCGAACGATTTTTCCCCGCGGGAGAGGGAGCATACATCGCCCTTCGACAACGATTTCCAAGACACACCCACACCGACTACGAAGAAACGAGCACCTTACTCTTGCCTAGAGGGAACGag ATTCGGCTTTGAATTAGAAGACTCGACGGCATCCCCCCTATCGGGCAGCTCCGCCCGAGCGCGCGACGGGGACTCTCCGGCGACACGATTCCGGTTCGACTCAGACTCGCTTTCGCCTCGCTCCATGTTCGAAGATGACTTCACGACTATCTCCACCCCCAGAGGTCGGACCGCCTCCATCGCCGAGGAGGACGAGGGGGACCTGCCCCCGCTGAGGGCGAAGCCTCAACAGCACAGGGACATTAAAAAATCGGATTCCGTCAATATATTCACGAGGGAGTCGGACCCGTTCGAGGGCGACGCGTTCTTCGCGTGCACGGGCTCCGACAGGGTGGCGCGCCGGGAGAACTGGCCGGGAGAATTCCAGGGCTTCGACAACGCGTGA
- the LOC113400092 gene encoding protein disabled isoform X2 — MFNHKLPTDFPMQTLRKKTSPCKYKNEPGRFLGEGVSFRAKLIGVLEVPEARGDRMCQEALADLKMAIRAAGEHKQRIQVHVAIDGLRLRDDKTGDSLYHHPVHKISFIAQDMTDSRAFGYIFGSPDTGHRFFGIKTDKAASQVVIAMRDLFQVVFELKKKEVEMAKQQLEGKNVTSSLIRHTTSTVTDTKTKIIPMTGEPSSSITKPEGAGEGGVAELVDLEQELCSLRRGLTQVEGLTPSTDPFGDSFIIPAQKGLLPPPPGAPRGRVPPRSLSPGKPVSFDLSSVAGDFEPKPATLVDEPDPPVHSQAAAASASAYDVFTELDPLGTGRSKPYVDKKLFFQELKNPPKKVLKDLVPPTHSLLSDILPGPSETRAEAYGPPTALSSLSRHSGGTVAIAKPPRPTFSSDFFASDPFAETDPFDNTDPFSDTFRDDPFTSLQDFPKLSSLRTEEPKSDLSKELIQDKLEPETARNVFNGPLQVSLPPEPAPKSPRLPRQNTNTSTIRQRPHASSKLNSESASPPPPLPPKKIAELSLIPPPRPPHDHEDMEESETPPLPKPARKKEPLADRSMKPRQSSLATNSSEDEYLTPAPPPLPAAKRFDITLSQLLTLTMDDLAARLRVPAATLSSMTLPQLTDYLRSYVATENEKAHVHMDPAIRPEKERITPMIPEISAPSRVPEKPAAKAPVTTEFKPQFEDNFAPTETSDGFVANFDDFDQKANPTYDKYAAFREIQEQELKAKSILDPIASEVKQEDDKELTSIADLIKTEEHKVEERKELDKSPLKSLDELTIDSFNMFRNSVSPKPIDAKIEDIKTVMKNLQIEKARRSVSPRDNGVTETKSDDNNDRYAALREITIIEPPDEFESIPPEAPKERKKSDEKSDGFDNSDFFDCIDNSSLSFNVEDAFRKSPGVKDKEEEKKVEEKKETPIEVMPPPPVRDLQPPTRLSAGSISDVNSGSSPDTKERCLPPVMSVGGLTRLGWGEGWSSDSRDSEPRTRRRRTHNRGLSVQTSSSSRDVSPWDEEPPRRAARRERESRESRESRESRESRESRESRESRHNSSGSRECLDSGSGREKEKPRDKRGSRDIDLNRDGRESARDRRDSGSGRDRRDVSKERDHRDHRERDRRDRRSREREKDTWSRERNYSRERDYRDSRSRERSKDYRDMDRHRKPIHSYDEEDYSDGGSGRSSPRERWPDQRWRRDERNYGSLGWRETRRRNELRQSEDPNERRYGSTLGWPGRRSTTIASRREVEREMRDARESARDARDARDSGRDSGRDSRDPRDSGRDSRDARDSGRDSGRDSRDPRDSGRESGRDSRDTRESVRDARDPRRRRREEPRTRPRDYRFSNDFSPREREHTSPFDNDFQDTPTPTTKKRAPYSCLEGTRFGFELEDSTASPLSGSSARARDGDSPATRFRFDSDSLSPRSMFEDDFTTISTPRGRTASIAEEDEGDLPPLRAKPQQHRDIKKSDSVNIFTRESDPFEGDAFFACTGSDRVARRENWPGEFQGFDNA; from the exons ATGTTCAATCACAAGTTACCGACTGACTTTCCGATGCAAACCCTCCGTAAGAAAACCAGCCCTTGCAAAT ACAAGAACGAGCCGGGTCGCTTCCTCGGCGAGGGTGTCTCGTTTCGCGCCAAACTTATTGGCGTACTCGAGGTACCGGAGGCGCGAGGTGACAGGATGTGTCAGGAAGCGCTTGCAGATTTAAAGATGGCTATTAGAGCGGCAGGGGAGCATAAACAGAGGATACAGGTCCATGTTGCCATCGATGGACTGCGCCTGCGCGATGATAAGACCGGT GACTCTTTGTATCATCATCCTGTCCACAAGATATCCTTCATCGCGCAGGACATGACGGACTCTCGTGCGTTCGGCTACATATTTGGATCTCCCGACACCGGTCATCGCTTCTTTGGTATCAAGACTGATAAAGCAGCTAGTCAA GTAGTTATAGCAATGAGGGACTTATTTCAAGTAGTATTTGAACTTAAGAAAAAAGAAGTAGAAATGGCAAAGCAGCAACTTGAAGGAAAAAATGTTACCAGTAGTCTCATACGGCATACCACCAGTACAGTTACAGATACAAAAACTAAG ATTATACCAATGACTGGGGAGCCTAGTTCTTCTATAACCAAACCCGAAGGTGCTGGAGAAGGGGGAGTCGCAGAGTTGGTAGACTTGGAACAAGAGCTGTGCTCGCTGAGAAGAGGTCTCACGCAGGTCGAGGGCCTGACTCCTTCGACTGATCCTTTCGGGGACTCCTTTATTATCCCTGCTCAG AAGGGGTTGTTGCCCCCTCCCCCCGGCGCGCCCCGCGGCCGCGTCCCTCCGCGCTCGCTGAGCCCCGGGAAGCCGGTTTCCTTCGACCTTTCGTCGGTTGCGGGCGACTTCGAACCCAAGCCCGCCACGCTCGTGGACGAGCCGGACCCGCCG GTGCACTCGCAGGCCGCGGCCGCCTCCGCCTCCGCCTACGACGTGTTCACGGAGCTAGACCCGCTCGGCACCGGCCGGAGTAAACCTTACGTTGACAAAAAACTCTTCTTTCAGGAGCTCAAAAACCCACCAAAGAAAGTGCTCAAAGACCTCGTACCGCCGACGCATTCCCTCCTATCCGATATCTTGCCGGGCCCGAGCGAGACGCGGGCGGAGGCCTACGGGCCGCCCACGGCCCTGAGCTCCCTGTCCCGGCATTCTGGCGGCACGGTCGCGATCGCTAAGCCGCCCCGGCCGACATTCTCGTCCGACTTTTTTGCGTCCGATCCGTTCGCGGAGACCGACCCCTTCGACAACACCGACCCCTTCTCCGACACCTTCAGGGACGACCCCTTCACGAGCCTGCAGGATTTCCCGAAACTCTCCTCGCTGAGGACGGAGGAGCCGAAGAGCGACCTCAGTAAGGAATTGATACAGGATAAGCTGGAGCCGGAAACGGCCCGGAACGTGTTCAATGGGCCGCTGCAGGTGTCGCTGCCGCCGGAGCCGGCGCCCAAGTCGCCGCGACTGCCGCGACAG AACACGAACACGAGTACTATCAGACAGCGACCGCACGCCAGCTCCAAGCTGAACTCCGAGAGCGCGTCGCCCCCTCCTCCTCTACCCCCTAAGAAGATTGCCGAACTCAGCCTCATCCCGCCGCCGCGACCACCACACGACCATGAAGATATGGAAGAGTCGGAAACGCCACCGTTGCCTAAGCCTGCCAGGAAGAAGGAGCCGTTG GCCGACCGCAGCATGAAGCCGCGTCAGTCGTCGCTGGCCACGAACAGCAGCGAGGACGAGTACCTGACGCCGGCGCCGCCCCCCCTCCCCGCCGCCAAGCGTTTCGACATCACGCTCAGCCAACTACTCACACTCACTATGGACGATTTAGCTGCCag ACTCCGCGTACCAGCTGCCACGTTATCCTCAATGACTCTACCTCAACTCACAGACTACCTCAGATCATATGTGGCGACAGAAAACGAGAAAGCG CACGTTCATATGGACCCAGCCATCCGACCAGAAAAGGAAAGAATAACTCCAATGATTCCTGAAATATCTGCACCATCTAGAGTACCAGAAAAACCTGCCGCTAAAGCACCTGTAACTACAGAATTCAAACCCCAGTTTGAAGATAATTTCGCTCCGACGGAAACCTCAGATGGTTTTGTAGCCAATTTCGATGATTTTGACCAAAAAGCAAATCCCACTTACGACAAATATGCAGCATTTAGAGAAATACAAGAACAAGAATTGAAAGCAAAGTCAATATTAGATCCTATCGCATCAGAAGTAAAACAAGAGGACGACAAAGAGTTAACATCAATAGCCGACTTAATAAAAACTGAAGAACATAAAGTCGAGGAGAGGAAAGAACTAGACAAGAGTCCATTAAAGAGCTTAGACGAGCTCACGATAGATTCGTTCAACATGTTTCGTAATTCTGTAAGTCCGAAACCCATCGATGCAAAAATCGAAGACATAAAGACGGTTATGAAAAATTTGCAAATAGAAAAGGCTAGGCGTAGTGTCTCGCCGCGCGACAACGGTGTAACAGAGACGAAATCCGACGACAACAACGACAGATATGCTGCTTTAcgtgaaataacaataatagaaCCGCCGGACGAATTCGAATCAATACCGCCAGAAGCGCCCAAGGAACGCAAGAAGTCGGACGAAAAATCGGACGGTTTTGATAATTCCGATTTTTTCGATTGTATCGATAATAGTTCCCTGTCTTTTAATGTGGAGGATGCATTCAGAAAGAGCCCTGGAGTTAAAGATAAGGAAGAGGAGAAGAAAGTTGAGGAAAAGAAAGAGACGCCGATAGAAGTGATGCCGCCGCCGCCGGTGAGAGATCTGCAACCGCCGACGCGGCTCTCCGCTGGGTCCATCAGTGATGTGAATAGCGGCTCTTCTCCAGATACtaaag AGCGATGCCTTCCCCCTGTGATGTCGGTGGGGGGCCTCACGCGCCTGGGCTGGGGAGAGGGTTGGTCCTCCGACTCGCGAGACTCGGAGCCGCGCACCCGACGACGTCGGACGCACAACAGGGGACTGTCTG TGCAAACGTCGTCGTCGTCGCGCGACGTGTCCCCGTGGGACGAGGagccgccgcgccgcgccgcgcgccgcgagCGGGAGTCGCGGGAGTCGCGGGAGTCGCGGGAGTCGCGGGAGTCGCGGGAGTCGCGGGAGTCGCGAGAGTCGCG ACACAATTCATCTGGTTCTAGAGAATGTCTAGACTCTGGCAGTGGAAGAGAAAAGGAAAAGCCGAGAGATAAGCGGGGCAGTAGAGATATCGATTTGAATAGAGACGGTAGAGAATCCGCCAGGGATAGGAGGGACTCCGGTAGCGGGAGAGACAGGCGTGACGTCAGCAAGGAGAGGGACCACAGGGACCACAGGGAGAGAGACAGGCGCGATCGGAGAAgtagagagagagagaaggATACGTGGAGTAGAGAGAGGAATTACAGTAGGGAGAGAGATTACAGAGACTCGCGGAGCAGAGAGCGGTCGAAAGATTATAGAGACATGGACCGGCATCGGAAACCGATACATTCATACGACGAGGAAGA CTACAGCGATGGCGGCTCTGGAAGGTCTTCTCCCCGGGAGCGGTGGCCCGACCAACGCTGGAGAAGGGATG AGAGAAATTACGGCTCCTTAGGATGGCGGGAAACTCGACGAAGAAATGAATTAAGACAAAGTGAAGATCCAAACGAAAGAAG aTATGGATCTACATTAGGGTGGCCGGGTCGTCGCTCAACAACTATTGCTTCTAGACGGGAAGTCGAGCGAGAAATGCGGGACGCTAGGGAATCCGCCCGGGACGCGCGTGACGCTCGAGATTCCGGCCGCGACTCGGGAAGAGATTCGAGAGATCCTCGCGACTCGGGCAGAGACTCTCGAGACGCGCGGGATTCCGGTAGAGACTCGGGAAGGGATTCGCGCGATCCGCGAGACTCGGGGCGCGAGTCGGGACGGGATTCGAGAGACACGAGGGAGTCAGTCCGGGACGCCCGGGATCCGAGGAGGCGGCGACGTGAGGAGCCTCGGACAAGACCGCGGGATTATCGCTTTTCGAACGATTTTTCCCCGCGGGAGAGGGAGCATACATCGCCCTTCGACAACGATTTCCAAGACACACCCACACCGACTACGAAGAAACGAGCACCTTACTCTTGCCTAGAGGGAACGag ATTCGGCTTTGAATTAGAAGACTCGACGGCATCCCCCCTATCGGGCAGCTCCGCCCGAGCGCGCGACGGGGACTCTCCGGCGACACGATTCCGGTTCGACTCAGACTCGCTTTCGCCTCGCTCCATGTTCGAAGATGACTTCACGACTATCTCCACCCCCAGAGGTCGGACCGCCTCCATCGCCGAGGAGGACGAGGGGGACCTGCCCCCGCTGAGGGCGAAGCCTCAACAGCACAGGGACATTAAAAAATCGGATTCCGTCAATATATTCACGAGGGAGTCGGACCCGTTCGAGGGCGACGCGTTCTTCGCGTGCACGGGCTCCGACAGGGTGGCGCGCCGGGAGAACTGGCCGGGAGAATTCCAGGGCTTCGACAACGCGTGA